From Thalassotalea psychrophila:
CTATCGACACTAATACCCGATAAACCATCGAAGCGCTGCTTGTCTTGATCTTGCAAGGTGAAAGGAACTAAAGCGGCACAAGTTGGTAATACGTTTAAACCAAATTGTTCGGCAATTTTATACCCAATTGGAGTAGCGCCAAGTTTTGGCATGGTTAAACCGCCGGCGGCAACAACTAACGATTGGCACTGAAAATCTTTGCCATTAGTTGTTACAATATAGCCTTCGTCAGTTTTATTTACTTTATAAACTTCTGATTGTAAGTGAATACCCACTCCGGCCCAGTCACACTCAGTTAGTAATATATCAACAATATCATGTGCCGATTCATCACAAAACAACTGCCCTAAAGTTTTATGATGATATTCCACACCATGACGCTCTACCATGTCGATAAAATCGTATTGAGTGTAACGACTAAGTGCAGATTTAACAAAGTGGGGATTGCTACAAAGGTAGTTGCTTGGCTCGGCATGTTGATTAGTAAAATTACAACGACCGCCACCACTAATAATGATTTTACGGCCAGGCTTTTTACCCATATCAACTACGGCAACACTGCGCCCACGGTAACCGGCATTAATAGCGCACATAAGGCCAGCCGCGCCGGCCCCTATGACTAAAACGTCTACTTTTTCCAGTGACACCTTTATTACATACCTGGTTCAGGTACAGCTGAAGTTGAACCTTGTTTGGCCATTTCAGCAAGATCTTTATCAACAAAGAATAAGGCGTGACCATCGTTGCCAACCAATTCAATTTTGTCAATAATGCTTTTAAACAGGGTTTCTTCTTCATGTTGCTCAGAAACAAACCATTGTAAAAAGTTGAAGGTAGAATAGTCTTGATTGGTAAATGCAAAATGAGCTAAAGAGTTAATTTTTTCAGTAATTAAGCACTCATGTTCATATGTCGCCTGAAATACATCTACTAGCGATTTAAATTCATGCGGCGGAGCTTCAATAGCACCTAAAATTGGCATAGAGCCAGTTTCACTCACATAAGTAAAAATACGGTTCATATGCTGCATTTCTTCAATAGCATGCTTGTGCATAAATGCAGCCGCGCCTTCAAAGCCTTTATCTTCACACCAGGCACTCATTTGCAGGTATAAATTTGATGAATAAAACTCTAAATTAATTTGGCTGTTTAATTGGTCAACCATTTCTTTTTTCAACATAACAATCTCTTTATTTTCTAAAGTACGGCAAGTACGCTTTCAGCTTTACTTACTTCAAATTCTTTCGGTGCTTCGATATTTAAATGAGTAACTACGCCATTTTCGATAACCATAGCATACCGTTGTGAACGTATACCACCAAAACCGGCAGTGTCCATTTCTAAGCCTAATAGCTTGGTAAAACTACCATCACCATCAGCTAACATCATTATGTTTTCAGCATTTTGGGCATTTCCCCATGCTTCCATAACAAAAGCGTCATTTACTGATAAACAAATAATTTGGTCAACGCCCTTGGCCTTGAACTCATCAAATTTTACTACGTAGCCAGGTAAATGCGATACCGAACACGTTGGTGTAAATGCACCTGGTACAGCAAACATCACTGTTTTTTTATTGGCAAATAATTCGTCAGTGCTATGGTTTTCCATACCACTCGCGGTTAATTGTTGTAATGTTCCTGCAGGAATAGTGTCGTTAACTTTGATCATGAGTAACCTGTATATTTGGAAGATAGTTTAAATATTTTATCATCAAGATTATAAGACGAATATTGCCATTTGTCTGAATTTTTATAATTAATCGAGTAAACTAGATCCCAACCAATCTAAACATTTGAAAATTTAATGCCTGAAGCCAATGGAAAAACAGTCGCCATTTTTGTCGATGTACAAAATATTTATTATACCTGCCGCCAAGGTTTTAACCGCAGCTTTGACTATAATACGTTTTGGGCATATGCTGGTGCTAATCATCAAATTATTAAAGCCAATGCGTACGCGATAGATTCAGGCAATGAAAAACAGCGCCAATTTCAAAATATATTAAGAGCGATTGGCTTTGAAGTGAAACTTAAACCATACATTCAACGCAAAGATGGCAGTGCGAAAGGCGATTGGGATGTAGGAATAACGTTAGATGCGATTGAATATGGGCCTAAAGCCGACAAAGTCATTTTGTTGTCAGGTGATGGTGACTTTGATTTATTGGTAAATAAACTGCGTAGTAAATTTAAATGTGAAGTAGAAGTAGTTGGGGTTGAACAACTTACCGCAAATTCATTACTAATAGCATGTGATAAATTCACCCCTATCAATGGCGACTTATTGCTGTAAAGAAACAATACGCTAAGTTGTTAACATAACCTTAACCAATTAGTTTGGTTAAGGTTAGTAGTAACATTATTTACTCAAAAATGCTTGATAAGCAGGATTGTCGGTTTCTTCTTTATAGTTAAAACCTAAGTCTTTTAGATGACGAAAAAAGGCTAACTGGTTGTCATTATTAACTTCTATACCAGCCAACACTTGACCAAAAGCAGCACCGTGGTTGCGATAATGAAATAACGATATATTCCATAATTCACCTAAAGTATCTAAGAATTTTTCCAATGCTCCTGGGTATTCAGGAAATTCAAAACTAAATAATCGTTCATTTTGGGGAGCAGTTGCTTGCCCGCCGATCATGTAACGTACATGCAATTTAGCCAGCTCATTATCAGTAAAGTCGCTTACTTCATAACCTTGAGCTGATAGATCATCAATAAGCTGTTCAAGCTCTGCTTTACCTTCACTTAAACGTACACCAACAAAGATATGAGCTTGCGATTGATCAGCATAGCGATAGTTAAATTCTGTGATGGCTTTACCATTTAGAGCTTGGCAAAAATGACGAAAACTGCCTTTTTCTTCAGGAATCACTACCGAGAGTACTGCTTCTTTTTGCTCACCAAGTTCACAACGCTCAGAAACATAACGAAGCGAGTGAAAATTCATATTAGCGCCAGACAACACCGCCGCGAGTTTTTCATTACCTGCACTAGTTTGGCAATATTTAGTTAAACCCGCTAATGATAAAGCGCCAGCTGGTTCGGCAA
This genomic window contains:
- a CDS encoding LabA-like NYN domain-containing protein, coding for MPEANGKTVAIFVDVQNIYYTCRQGFNRSFDYNTFWAYAGANHQIIKANAYAIDSGNEKQRQFQNILRAIGFEVKLKPYIQRKDGSAKGDWDVGITLDAIEYGPKADKVILLSGDGDFDLLVNKLRSKFKCEVEVVGVEQLTANSLLIACDKFTPINGDLLL
- a CDS encoding BaiN/RdsA family NAD(P)/FAD-dependent oxidoreductase yields the protein MEKVDVLVIGAGAAGLMCAINAGYRGRSVAVVDMGKKPGRKIIISGGGRCNFTNQHAEPSNYLCSNPHFVKSALSRYTQYDFIDMVERHGVEYHHKTLGQLFCDESAHDIVDILLTECDWAGVGIHLQSEVYKVNKTDEGYIVTTNGKDFQCQSLVVAAGGLTMPKLGATPIGYKIAEQFGLNVLPTCAALVPFTLQDQDKQRFDGLSGISVDSIVTSEDTTSFRENILFTHRGLSGPAILQISSFWKAGQSVSINLIPDYDLEQRLQDIRQESPQRALKTALSHLLPKRLIERLYAAEELPDKPMNQLNHQEFKDIADYFHNWQIKPNGTEGYRTAEVTLGGVDTDELSSKTMESKKSPGLYFIGEVADVTGWLGGYNFQWAWSSGWAAGQVV
- a CDS encoding peroxiredoxin — translated: MIKVNDTIPAGTLQQLTASGMENHSTDELFANKKTVMFAVPGAFTPTCSVSHLPGYVVKFDEFKAKGVDQIICLSVNDAFVMEAWGNAQNAENIMMLADGDGSFTKLLGLEMDTAGFGGIRSQRYAMVIENGVVTHLNIEAPKEFEVSKAESVLAVL
- the ftnA gene encoding non-heme ferritin; translated protein: MLKKEMVDQLNSQINLEFYSSNLYLQMSAWCEDKGFEGAAAFMHKHAIEEMQHMNRIFTYVSETGSMPILGAIEAPPHEFKSLVDVFQATYEHECLITEKINSLAHFAFTNQDYSTFNFLQWFVSEQHEEETLFKSIIDKIELVGNDGHALFFVDKDLAEMAKQGSTSAVPEPGM